One segment of Amycolatopsis alba DSM 44262 DNA contains the following:
- the prmC gene encoding peptide chain release factor N(5)-glutamine methyltransferase encodes MNRQPLRLAIMEATRILTEAGVASPRSDAELIASHVLGVERGRLPMVPLVDPPVIDAIGQLVNQRAKRIPLQYLTGWAALGDITVNVGAGVFVPRPETELLLEWGLKLLHGREYPVVVDLCTGSGALALAVQHARPDAVVYAVDIDAQALAWARHNADVHADAGDTPIRLYSGDVADSTMFAELDGLVDLVLCNPPYVPEGTPVPTEVAEHDPPRAVFAEESGLAVIRHAIAASARLLRPTGGMAIEHDDTHGSAVPALVRARRVLTDVRGHLDLAGRARFVTALRVS; translated from the coding sequence GTGAACCGGCAGCCGTTGCGCCTCGCCATCATGGAAGCGACCCGCATTCTCACCGAAGCCGGTGTGGCGTCACCGCGCTCGGACGCGGAGCTGATCGCCTCGCATGTCCTCGGCGTCGAACGCGGCCGCCTGCCGATGGTGCCGCTGGTGGACCCACCGGTCATCGACGCGATCGGCCAGCTCGTGAACCAGCGGGCCAAGCGGATCCCGCTGCAGTACCTCACCGGGTGGGCCGCGCTCGGCGACATCACGGTCAACGTCGGCGCCGGGGTGTTCGTCCCGCGGCCGGAGACCGAACTGCTCCTGGAATGGGGCCTCAAGCTGCTGCACGGGCGTGAGTACCCGGTGGTGGTCGACCTGTGCACCGGCTCCGGCGCGCTGGCGCTGGCCGTGCAGCACGCGCGGCCGGACGCCGTCGTCTACGCCGTCGACATCGACGCGCAGGCGCTCGCCTGGGCCCGGCACAACGCCGACGTCCACGCCGACGCGGGCGACACGCCCATCCGGCTGTACTCCGGCGACGTCGCGGACAGCACGATGTTCGCCGAGCTCGACGGCCTCGTCGACCTGGTCCTGTGCAACCCGCCGTACGTGCCGGAAGGCACACCGGTGCCGACGGAGGTCGCCGAGCACGACCCGCCGCGGGCGGTGTTCGCGGAGGAGAGCGGGCTGGCCGTGATCCGGCACGCGATCGCCGCCTCCGCGCGGCTGCTGCGGCCCACCGGCGGGATGGCGATCGAGCACGACGACACGCACGGGTCCGCCGTCCCGGCGCTGGTGCGGGCCCGGCGGGTGCTGACCGACGTGCGGGGCCACCTGGACCTGGCAGGCCGGGCGCGGTTCGTCACCGCCCTCCGCGTCTCCTGA
- a CDS encoding L-threonylcarbamoyladenylate synthase: MSAVYDCSKRESRADGLAAAASAVRSSRLVVLPTDTVYGIGADAFDGGAVQSLLRAKNRGPDMPVGVLVGSWSTVDGLVLGTPPQARALIEAFWPGDLSIILPHAPSLQWDLGQSRGTVMLRMPLHPVALELLRDVGPMAVSSANVSGRPPATTAQEAVDQLGDSVAVYLDGGSSGEPVPSTMVDLTGDDPVVLREGAVSRAAVAEVLGVPAESLA; the protein is encoded by the coding sequence ATGAGCGCGGTGTACGACTGCAGCAAGCGTGAATCACGGGCCGACGGGCTCGCCGCGGCGGCGAGCGCGGTGCGTTCCAGCCGCCTCGTCGTCCTCCCGACCGACACGGTCTACGGAATCGGCGCGGACGCGTTCGACGGCGGCGCCGTCCAGTCGCTCCTGCGTGCCAAGAACCGCGGCCCGGACATGCCGGTCGGCGTCCTGGTCGGTTCCTGGTCCACTGTGGACGGACTCGTGCTCGGCACGCCGCCGCAGGCCCGCGCGCTCATCGAAGCCTTCTGGCCGGGCGACCTCTCCATCATTCTCCCGCACGCGCCGAGCCTGCAGTGGGATCTGGGCCAGTCACGCGGAACGGTGATGCTGCGCATGCCGCTGCACCCGGTCGCGCTGGAACTGCTGCGCGACGTCGGCCCGATGGCGGTTTCCAGCGCGAACGTGTCCGGGCGCCCGCCGGCCACCACCGCGCAGGAAGCGGTCGACCAGCTCGGCGACAGTGTCGCGGTCTATCTCGACGGTGGCTCGTCCGGCGAGCCCGTTCCGTCGACGATGGTCGACCTCACCGGCGACGACCCGGTCGTCCTGCGGGAGGGCGCGGTGAGCCGCGCCGCCGTCGCGGAAGTACTGGGAGTGCCCGCGGAGTCGCTGGCCTAG
- a CDS encoding glycosyltransferase family 4 protein: protein MPPTQGLPIREYILVALTAAAVTFLLTGVVRRVAIRIGAIANPRARDVHVTPIPRMGGIGIFLGVAAAMGLAHQLPALSRGFDFSFDSLGVLLAAGVISLIGALDDRFELDAWTKLAGQVMCAGILVIFGVQWVSFWVPWGGGDGSFGQVLVLDKNQGALLTVVLVVVMVNAMNFVDGLDGLAGGLGFIAAAATCSFSLGLLDSSGGDVGAYPPALIAATLAGACLGFLPYNFQPAKIFMGDSGSMMIGLMLAGATTSASGRVPYPQFSGKDALALLSPLVVVAAVLFVPLLDLIMAVIRRTRRGESPFAADKMHLHHRLLEIGHSQRRAVLLIYLWAGLLAFGAVSVTLFDDAAVFWIVGFGFLLATLVSVIPRLRSRNRTA from the coding sequence ATGCCTCCTACGCAAGGCCTCCCGATCCGGGAGTACATCCTCGTCGCCCTCACCGCGGCGGCCGTTACCTTCCTGCTCACCGGCGTGGTGCGCCGGGTGGCCATCCGGATCGGCGCGATCGCCAACCCGCGGGCCCGCGACGTCCATGTCACCCCGATCCCGCGGATGGGTGGCATCGGCATCTTCCTCGGCGTCGCCGCCGCGATGGGGCTCGCGCACCAGCTGCCCGCGCTGAGCCGGGGCTTCGACTTCTCCTTCGACTCGCTGGGTGTCCTGCTCGCCGCCGGGGTCATCTCCCTGATCGGCGCGCTTGACGACCGGTTCGAGCTGGACGCCTGGACGAAACTGGCAGGCCAGGTCATGTGCGCGGGGATCCTGGTGATCTTCGGTGTGCAGTGGGTGTCGTTCTGGGTGCCGTGGGGCGGCGGCGACGGATCCTTCGGCCAGGTGCTCGTGCTGGACAAGAACCAGGGCGCGCTGCTGACCGTCGTGCTGGTGGTCGTCATGGTCAACGCGATGAACTTCGTCGACGGCCTCGACGGGCTCGCCGGCGGTCTCGGTTTCATCGCCGCCGCGGCGACCTGCTCGTTCTCGCTCGGCCTGCTCGACTCTTCGGGCGGTGACGTCGGCGCGTACCCGCCCGCCCTCATCGCCGCCACCCTGGCCGGGGCCTGTCTGGGCTTCCTGCCGTACAATTTCCAGCCCGCGAAGATCTTCATGGGCGACTCGGGCTCGATGATGATCGGCCTCATGCTGGCAGGCGCGACGACGTCCGCGTCGGGCCGTGTGCCGTACCCGCAGTTCAGCGGCAAGGACGCGCTCGCGTTGCTTTCGCCGCTCGTCGTGGTCGCCGCGGTGCTGTTCGTGCCCTTGCTCGACCTGATCATGGCGGTCATCCGCCGCACCCGTCGCGGTGAGAGCCCGTTCGCCGCGGACAAGATGCACCTGCACCACCGTCTGCTGGAGATCGGGCACTCGCAGCGCCGCGCGGTCCTGCTCATCTACTTGTGGGCGGGCCTGCTCGCGTTCGGCGCCGTGTCGGTGACGTTGTTCGACGACGCCGCGGTTTTCTGGATTGTCGGATTCGGCTTCCTGCTGGCGACCCTGGTGTCGGTGATCCCGCGGCTGCGGTCGCGGAACCGGACCGCCTGA
- a CDS encoding M6 family metalloprotease domain-containing protein produces MRSSLRRAPLRTLAVLASVALLPGLIAQPASAAAPVKGWPAPIDGSTWENQDHMTWDDYRKPPGTNWADPALKPTKRTFKGAVVLADYPDQEFAVTQPTHSTVFGNPGPAASNIPRADVAKFYQDFLNKPQAINKGHTINEYWMEDSGGRLGVDLTAFGPYRLPGKSFEYGMEFQPDACPPGANCKRDLRADAGAAWRADVGDVSKQFDFVFYLSAGQDESATWQEFGVMKFGEPGNVPDEFGPGVAGMPNAASTRYVPWTSWKSAASIWPNAVTGSSTQAESSGQAVYAHEFSHILGIGDNYNNPFGNPPSRTYTGPWEMMSRGSFNGPGGPHTRWQIPATQGGSMGSHHMLRTKMKLDIIDPEDVLKLDRNSLAKTGPVSTRITARSVLPGQGAYSGINIALPGGDLSPKCDRSKDPFCDGGGYDNYTVEVVDRMGSDSFAPDSGVIIAKTKNQDNAPFEWIVDANPADIGMTDYKKPDGTAVPIPIGDYRQLNDAAFKAGTGSASKYEYTDQANRLKFLVSDVERDRKGVLSYVVTVASLDGAGSQARGVSLWPSAPAFGKNGLATCSFPVFNTGDAKGSVAPYNTDTYRLSASTTAKGWEVRLPNELSTVPFGGRSSATAHAKRAAGGDHAAQIKLTATSIADPAKTATSFCTAFAF; encoded by the coding sequence ATGCGATCGTCTCTCCGACGAGCCCCACTAAGAACACTCGCCGTTCTCGCCAGCGTCGCGCTGCTGCCGGGCCTGATCGCCCAACCCGCGTCCGCCGCTGCTCCCGTGAAGGGCTGGCCCGCCCCGATCGACGGCTCGACCTGGGAGAACCAGGACCATATGACGTGGGACGACTACCGCAAGCCGCCCGGCACCAACTGGGCCGATCCCGCGCTGAAGCCGACCAAACGGACGTTCAAGGGCGCCGTGGTGCTCGCGGACTACCCGGACCAGGAATTCGCCGTCACGCAGCCGACGCATTCGACGGTGTTCGGCAACCCCGGCCCCGCCGCCAGCAACATCCCCCGCGCGGACGTCGCGAAGTTCTACCAGGACTTCCTCAACAAGCCGCAGGCGATCAACAAGGGCCACACGATCAACGAGTACTGGATGGAGGACTCCGGCGGCAGGCTGGGCGTCGACCTGACCGCGTTCGGGCCGTACCGCCTGCCGGGCAAGTCCTTCGAGTACGGCATGGAGTTCCAGCCCGACGCCTGTCCGCCGGGGGCGAACTGCAAGCGCGACCTGCGCGCCGACGCGGGCGCGGCCTGGCGGGCGGACGTCGGTGACGTCTCCAAGCAGTTCGACTTCGTCTTCTATCTCTCCGCGGGCCAGGACGAGAGCGCGACCTGGCAGGAATTCGGCGTGATGAAGTTCGGCGAGCCGGGGAACGTGCCCGACGAATTCGGCCCCGGTGTCGCGGGAATGCCGAACGCCGCGTCGACCCGCTATGTCCCGTGGACGTCGTGGAAATCCGCGGCGAGCATCTGGCCGAACGCGGTCACCGGTTCCTCGACCCAGGCCGAAAGCTCGGGCCAGGCGGTTTACGCGCACGAATTCAGCCACATTCTCGGCATCGGCGACAACTACAACAACCCGTTCGGAAACCCGCCGTCCAGGACCTACACCGGCCCGTGGGAGATGATGTCCCGCGGCAGCTTCAACGGCCCCGGCGGACCGCACACGCGCTGGCAGATCCCGGCGACCCAGGGTGGTTCGATGGGGTCGCACCACATGCTGCGCACCAAGATGAAGCTCGACATCATCGACCCTGAAGACGTGCTCAAACTGGACCGGAACTCCCTCGCCAAGACCGGCCCGGTTTCGACCAGGATCACCGCGCGTTCGGTCCTTCCCGGACAGGGTGCCTACAGCGGTATCAACATCGCGCTGCCCGGCGGGGACCTTTCGCCGAAATGCGACCGGTCCAAGGATCCGTTCTGCGACGGCGGCGGGTACGACAATTACACCGTCGAGGTCGTCGACCGGATGGGCAGCGATTCCTTCGCCCCCGATTCCGGCGTCATCATCGCGAAGACGAAGAACCAGGACAACGCGCCGTTCGAATGGATCGTCGACGCGAACCCGGCCGACATCGGCATGACCGACTACAAGAAGCCGGACGGGACCGCGGTCCCGATCCCGATCGGCGACTACCGCCAGCTCAACGACGCCGCGTTCAAGGCGGGCACCGGTTCGGCGAGCAAGTACGAGTACACCGACCAGGCCAACCGGCTGAAGTTCCTGGTCTCGGACGTCGAACGCGACCGGAAGGGCGTGCTGTCCTACGTCGTCACGGTGGCCTCGCTCGACGGCGCGGGTTCGCAGGCCAGGGGCGTTTCGCTCTGGCCGTCGGCGCCCGCGTTCGGCAAGAACGGCCTCGCGACCTGTTCGTTCCCGGTGTTCAACACCGGCGACGCGAAGGGGTCGGTGGCGCCGTACAACACGGACACCTACCGCCTGAGCGCGTCCACCACCGCGAAGGGCTGGGAGGTCCGGCTGCCGAACGAGCTGTCCACCGTTCCGTTCGGCGGACGGTCTTCGGCGACGGCGCACGCCAAACGGGCCGCGGGCGGTGACCACGCCGCGCAGATCAAGCTGACCGCGACGTCGATCGCCGACCCGGCGAAGACGGCGACGTCGTTCTGCACCGCTTTCGCCTTCTGA